In Brachypodium distachyon strain Bd21 chromosome 5, Brachypodium_distachyon_v3.0, whole genome shotgun sequence, the genomic window AAAACTCAGCCTGATGATCTGACTGATACCCCAAGTAACTATATCCATGGGCTTCTCGGTCGGCGGTGGAGGGGTTTTCTTCCAGccgttcctcctcctcctccccagcgaACCCTCCCACTCCCGACCGTTTTTATCATCTGGAAGAGTATCCGAGTCCTTTTGATAGCATAGCAAGACATCACGAAACGTCAGGTGATTCGAAACAAATGCTCgtaacagcagcagcagcagcaacaacaacaatatttcGATAATATTGTACTTCCTTTGATcataaatttttgactcaaatttgtccaaatatgaatgtatctattatCAAAAAACGTACATGTAATGTTTtcacaacaatttaggatcggagggagtaggtacCTTGCAGTGCCGCAGAGTAACTGTCTGCAGGTTGGGAGCGTTCTGCAGAAAGAGTCCCAGGATCTCGAAGCGCATGCACATGTCAGAATCCTCTACGAACAGCGTTGTGAGGTTAGGGAGCACAGGGAAGAACTCCTCTGGTTCGTCGTCCAGCTGCGccgtacggcggcggcgtaccGGTGGGGAAAACCCCGACAGCTTGAGAGCCCTGACGTTGCACGCGCTGGCAAGGAGATCGAACAGGCACTGGTCGAACGAGCAGGAAAGCTTGGGAATCGACGCCCGGGCAACGGATCTCGCCGTCCCCTTGGGATCCCAAAGCTCGGGCCGGTCCACGGGGCACGGGGAGGACACGCAGAGACGGGCGAGCGCCGGGGCCGTGATAGAGCGCGGGTTGGGATGGCAGGAGACGAGAGACAGAGTCTTGAGCGAGCCGGAGACGAGCTCCGGGAAGTAGCAGCTGCAGACCTCGAGCGTCAGTTGCTCCAGGACGGGGCACCCGGACCGGAGATCTTCGCCGAAGGTGCGGGCTAAGTATAAGCCCCGGAGGCGCATCGTGGTGAGGCGGCAGAAGTTGTCAGGGCTGGAGCCCAGCCGTCGGGGGAACGGGATCCCGTCCAGCGTGTTGCCCGCCACGACGTCGAGGGCcgccgggcggcggccgcactCGGTGACCCCGCGGCGGACCCACATGTCCAGGTAGGCCTGGTGGGACCGCGGCTTGGTGCTGGAAGGCCGCAGCCGGAGGTCGTCCGCGTGGAGCCGGAACTCGTCCAGGGCGCCTGGGGCGGCGGAGTGGAGATCGAGAAGGCTGTCGG contains:
- the LOC104585341 gene encoding MEIOTIC F-BOX protein MOF codes for the protein MAEHSRKRARSRSRGRASPGSGSGRDRLSDLPDALLHSIMSHLGARQAVQTSAASRRWRHLWRSMPRIRIDFRDFAPPTTTTSAPAWCNAAWRKLELFADSLLDLHSAAPGALDEFRLHADDLRLRPSSTKPRSHQAYLDMWVRRGVTECGRRPAALDVVAGNTLDGIPFPRRLGSSPDNFCRLTTMRLRGLYLARTFGEDLRSGCPVLEQLTLEVCSCYFPELVSGSLKTLSLVSCHPNPRSITAPALARLCVSSPCPVDRPELWDPKGTARSVARASIPKLSCSFDQCLFDLLASACNVRALKLSGFSPPVRRRRTAQLDDEPEEFFPVLPNLTTLFVEDSDMCMRFEILGLFLQNAPNLQTVTLRHCKDSDTLPDDKNGREWEGSLGRRRRNGWKKTPPPPTEKPMDIVTWGISQIIRLSFGDGQISKLLRTLLGISTVMDTRTIILTKENEDQLKTVEPC